The window TGAAAAATAAATATTTGGTTAATGCTTTCAGGTCATTAAAAAATGTTTTCCGGACAGACAAGACCGATCTGACGGCTTTGTATTTTTTATCAACAAATTCCAGGAAAGTATGGGCCAGAAATGCGACCAAGTTGAGAGTCAGCAAGGTGTTCGAGAGAAATTTATCACCATGTCCGAAATTGTGATCTAAATGATAGCCTTTTGTTTTGAGGATATTATTGTTTTCATTTTCCACTTTCCATCGAGTTCTTCCGGCTTGTACTATAGATTGAACATTGGTTCTGTCTATTTTAAAATCAGTGATAAAAGTATTTTTATACAGAACCTCTTGTGTTTTGGTGTTAATGACGGTCAACTCAACCCAATTGACAGAAGGAGCGTCATCCCCCTGCTTGAGGGGTAAGTCATTAGCATAACGATAAGTATGAAGCTCGTGAAATTTTCCGTTCCATTTTCTTTGAGAACTTACTGTAATACCATCTTTCTTTTCAAGTTCGGCAACATACTGATAAAGGGTCGTATGTGAGGAGGGTTTGCAAATCAGGATAAAGCGAAAACTGTGTGCCGATAATAAGTTGCAAAACGGCCCTCTGGAAAACAAGTCGTCTCCCAGGATGATAACTTTTCGATCCGATAAAGAGGAATTCCGTTCAATCCAGCGCTTAGCAGCATTCAACTCGCAATCCTGTTTTGCAGAACCATCCTGAGGGGTGACGAATTCCGGTTCCAGAGCGATGACCTTGTTGTTGTCCGGTGCAGCTACCACCGGGGTAAGAACCTTATGGGAATAACTTACCGTTCCATTGGAGTTATGAGTAACGGAACAGTTTTCACAATGTATTTTGGAGGAACGAAAAAATTCTGTACCATCTATCGGAACCAACAAATAATCATCCAGCACTCTATAACGATCCAAGTATCCAGCACTTTCAAGCCGATCAAAAGTTTCTGAAAAAATCGGATAAAAATTATCAGAAGT is drawn from Candidatus Electrothrix aestuarii and contains these coding sequences:
- a CDS encoding ISNCY family transposase; translation: MPSNTKELTFDTFVNQIHSIFDELPDYRKFSPNLTYSMKDAALGAFSMFFNQSPSFLSYQRAMQQAHGHNNAQSLFGITQIMSDNQTRNLLDTLTSDNFYPIFSETFDRLESAGYLDRYRVLDDYLLVPIDGTEFFRSSKIHCENCSVTHNSNGTVSYSHKVLTPVVAAPDNNKVIALEPEFVTPQDGSAKQDCELNAAKRWIERNSSLSDRKVIILGDDLFSRGPFCNLLSAHSFRFILICKPSSHTTLYQYVAELEKKDGITVSSQRKWNGKFHELHTYRYANDLPLKQGDDAPSVNWVELTVINTKTQEVLYKNTFITDFKIDRTNVQSIVQAGRTRWKVENENNNILKTKGYHLDHNFGHGDKFLSNTLLTLNLVAFLAHTFLEFVDKKYKAVRSVLSVRKTFFNDLKALTKYLFFSNWSQLINFMFEQLEIKRLST